From a single Gimesia fumaroli genomic region:
- a CDS encoding DUF1559 domain-containing protein: MTHGSNQMKGSLSFPQWKGSRCRGFTVLELLVTFGVITTLVSLILPAVGSAREAARQLQCKNQLKQIGLALHSYHDTSGCLPAGWQWESSKKSIYGWAVPLLPYLEQRAIYDQIDRNLVIGHPSNQLARSVSIANFRCPSDIVDPTFMLYKENVVSATMVPLIELPTASYVGVYGTVEADDGIPAPPGDGTFRESIPVRFAQLVRGLSNTIIVGERTMAQVPSTWMGVDYSGEDAACRIVGSAMTSPNCQLCDECEFSSRHPGGSLFLWGDGRVRILSESLDTSTYQQLARRINSL, from the coding sequence ATGACTCATGGATCGAATCAGATGAAAGGCAGCTTGTCGTTCCCGCAGTGGAAAGGTTCTCGATGCCGTGGTTTTACAGTGCTGGAATTGTTGGTAACGTTTGGAGTGATCACCACTCTAGTCAGTCTGATTCTTCCGGCTGTTGGCTCAGCTCGTGAAGCAGCACGCCAGTTGCAGTGTAAAAATCAACTCAAACAAATCGGCCTGGCGCTGCACTCTTATCACGATACCAGTGGATGTTTACCTGCTGGCTGGCAGTGGGAGAGCTCGAAAAAATCCATCTATGGCTGGGCAGTTCCCTTGTTACCCTATCTGGAACAACGGGCCATTTATGATCAAATCGATCGAAATCTGGTGATCGGTCACCCCTCCAATCAGCTGGCTCGAAGTGTTTCGATTGCAAACTTTCGGTGTCCATCAGATATCGTTGATCCCACGTTTATGCTTTATAAAGAAAATGTAGTCAGCGCGACGATGGTTCCGCTCATTGAGCTTCCAACAGCTAGTTATGTAGGCGTTTATGGAACAGTCGAGGCAGACGATGGTATACCAGCACCTCCGGGAGATGGCACTTTTCGTGAATCAATCCCGGTTCGTTTTGCCCAGTTAGTGCGTGGTTTAAGCAATACAATCATTGTTGGTGAACGAACAATGGCACAGGTGCCTTCAACCTGGATGGGAGTAGACTATTCGGGAGAGGATGCCGCATGCCGCATTGTGGGCAGTGCAATGACCTCGCCAAACTGTCAACTCTGTGATGAGTGTGAATTTTCCAGTCGACATCCCGGTGGTTCGCTTTTTTTGTGGGGAGATGGCAGAGTTCGAATTCTCTCCGAATCGCTGGATACTTCGACCTATCAGCAACTGGCTCGCAGGATAAATTCGCTTTGA
- a CDS encoding M56 family metallopeptidase — MTSTQFLEMVVSVSVQAAIVIIVAHWLGRLVSSERVQCRLWTICYAVLLVLVVVGLLFPHPRLFQPWSLINSESATTLVSLEFQVGRALFLIWSTGAVISLLVFLIRAVQVNQFLKTCQLIEPSQIISDKNQNQVPETSGTALKQRLRLLTSTRLMTPFCSQFHHPYIVLPEYLLGFDQQQLNFIIRHELEHLKTGHPLQLFLQRLVEAVFWFHPMVWWASQQSALSREFACDEAAIDSPTEIAMYLRTLLTIIEYSTSQTDKTPTPLAFGRGNSLTAKRARRLTQIAKNQGVTSRKPLSGFTASACLCTIAVFIGCVWVPVDVLASPRANWSPWPTWTAGALHDFGYSVHDFDAYNGRIELHELLEHQEPEKLDQEAQQDNRL, encoded by the coding sequence ATGACTTCAACTCAATTTCTTGAGATGGTCGTTTCAGTCTCTGTGCAGGCCGCAATTGTGATTATCGTGGCCCATTGGTTAGGGCGACTGGTAAGCAGCGAACGTGTGCAGTGCCGACTGTGGACAATTTGTTATGCAGTCTTATTGGTATTAGTGGTTGTTGGTTTGCTGTTCCCTCATCCCAGATTGTTTCAACCCTGGTCTTTAATCAATTCGGAGAGCGCAACAACACTGGTAAGTCTCGAGTTTCAAGTAGGACGTGCATTGTTTTTGATCTGGTCAACAGGAGCTGTTATCTCTCTATTGGTGTTTTTGATCCGTGCTGTGCAAGTAAATCAATTTCTCAAAACATGTCAGCTGATTGAACCCAGTCAAATTATTTCCGATAAGAATCAGAACCAGGTACCTGAGACATCAGGCACTGCGTTGAAGCAAAGACTTCGATTGTTGACAAGTACCAGGCTGATGACTCCATTCTGCTCACAATTTCATCATCCTTATATTGTATTGCCCGAGTATTTACTTGGGTTTGACCAACAACAACTGAATTTTATTATTCGGCATGAATTGGAGCACCTCAAAACAGGACATCCTCTGCAGCTATTTCTTCAGCGTTTAGTGGAGGCAGTCTTCTGGTTTCATCCGATGGTCTGGTGGGCATCACAGCAGTCTGCTTTGAGCCGGGAATTTGCCTGTGATGAAGCGGCTATCGACTCACCAACGGAGATCGCCATGTACTTGCGCACTTTGTTAACTATCATTGAATACAGCACATCACAGACAGATAAAACTCCGACACCACTGGCGTTTGGGCGAGGCAATAGTCTCACCGCGAAGCGCGCAAGGCGTTTGACACAAATCGCGAAAAATCAAGGTGTGACCAGTCGAAAACCGCTTTCAGGATTTACTGCTTCTGCCTGTCTTTGCACGATAGCCGTTTTCATTGGATGTGTATGGGTGCCTGTCGATGTGCTTGCCTCGCCGCGTGCAAACTGGTCTCCCTGGCCGACCTGGACTGCAGGCGCGCTGCATGACTTTGGTTATTCAGTACATGATTTTGATGCCTACAATGGTCGAATCGAATTGCATGAATTGTTAGAGCATCAGGAGCCAGAAAAACTCGATCAGGAAGCACAGCAAGATAATCGTCTGTGA
- a CDS encoding DUF1501 domain-containing protein, which translates to MNDHVPGNRFSRRELLRVGGLGTLGISLPQLLAAQTSGAEKRNQQASKADACIVIFLNGGPSHLDMWDMKPAGPIEIRGEFDPIPTSLSGVNVCEHLPHLARQMHRVTLIRSMNHSVNNSHAAAVYAALTGHDRGEQGGGAKPDDHPSPGAVLAKLRPAPTGALPYITLPYKTKEGAAGPLQPGFLAGFMGAAYDPFWVLDDPNKPDFHVRNLSLPDGLALERMNARRGLLSSLDRGLGAESNQTLASMDDFQRQAFELLTSNQAQRAFRLDDEPASVRDRYGRNIYGQSVLLARRLIEAKTRVVTMSWAPHANATWDTHGQNFKSLKTRLLPQFDAACSSLIEDLAQRGLLERTLVAVLGDFGRTPKINNNAGRDHWNSCYSIMLAGGGVKAGLVYGASDRSGATPIQSPVTPGDIVATIYRLLGIDHHHILYDTLNRPHTVVPQARIIHDLIA; encoded by the coding sequence ATGAATGACCATGTGCCAGGAAACCGATTCTCGCGTCGTGAACTACTGCGTGTTGGCGGTTTGGGCACGCTGGGCATTTCGTTGCCTCAACTGCTGGCAGCACAGACCTCGGGTGCGGAAAAAAGGAATCAGCAAGCTTCAAAAGCAGATGCTTGTATTGTCATTTTTCTGAATGGCGGTCCCAGTCATCTCGATATGTGGGACATGAAACCAGCAGGACCAATTGAGATTCGCGGTGAGTTCGACCCGATTCCCACATCTCTTTCTGGAGTCAACGTGTGCGAGCACCTACCGCATCTGGCCAGACAAATGCATCGCGTGACTTTAATTCGGTCGATGAATCACAGTGTGAATAATTCACACGCAGCAGCCGTTTATGCTGCTCTCACTGGACACGACCGGGGTGAACAGGGAGGTGGGGCCAAACCTGACGACCACCCTTCGCCAGGCGCAGTCCTCGCAAAACTGCGTCCTGCTCCCACGGGGGCACTCCCCTACATCACACTCCCTTACAAAACAAAAGAGGGAGCGGCTGGCCCCCTGCAACCCGGCTTTTTAGCCGGTTTTATGGGCGCGGCTTACGATCCGTTTTGGGTTCTCGATGATCCCAACAAGCCCGATTTTCACGTCCGTAATCTATCGTTACCGGACGGTCTGGCGCTGGAGCGGATGAATGCCCGTCGTGGACTGCTTTCATCGCTGGACCGAGGTTTGGGTGCAGAGTCCAACCAGACCCTGGCGTCCATGGATGATTTTCAAAGGCAGGCATTTGAACTGTTAACGTCGAATCAGGCACAACGGGCTTTCAGGCTGGATGATGAACCTGCAAGTGTCCGCGACCGTTATGGCAGAAATATCTATGGACAAAGCGTCCTGCTGGCACGCCGATTGATTGAAGCGAAGACGCGCGTCGTAACGATGTCGTGGGCGCCACATGCCAATGCTACCTGGGACACCCATGGGCAGAATTTCAAAAGTCTGAAAACAAGATTATTACCACAGTTTGATGCCGCCTGTAGCAGTTTAATTGAAGACCTCGCCCAGCGCGGCCTGCTGGAACGAACCCTGGTGGCGGTATTAGGCGACTTTGGCCGGACCCCGAAAATTAATAATAACGCCGGACGCGACCACTGGAACTCATGTTACTCGATTATGCTGGCGGGTGGCGGCGTTAAAGCTGGTCTGGTCTACGGTGCCAGTGATCGCTCGGGCGCCACGCCCATACAGAGCCCGGTTACACCTGGAGATATCGTAGCGACAATCTACCGCTTACTGGGAATAGACCATCATCACATTCTGTATGATACGTTGAACCGTCCCCACACTGTCGTCCCCCAGGCGCGGATCATTCACGACCTGATTGCCTGA
- a CDS encoding phosphatase PAP2 family protein produces the protein MFRYRALTLYTWYVLCRLRGYSILITLCMVTFFLLTGCITSKKTTHIESFVTSGTSINSDPPSGYLRVSDPIEGSTEFETVDEVHNSSSYPDWLNMPPEGIHYPPLHQADQIGDDQVSQSNEPPALITIEGFLSNNSLDDFNDFNRAFDDEPPEKQLTLWSQIKTDHANYYSRKSLTWLAGGFGVGAIMANTSLDGGIQNHFQSSVHSASSDEWLHGLHAQKELGNGRYTLPLFAAAWVAGAMFDKIPLVNATGEWGERSIRAIIVGTPPMLAMQYVTGASRPGETTSNAKWKPFQDNNGVSGHSFMGAIPFLAAAKVTDKPLLKLVFYAGSTLAPLSRVNDNRHYPSQVLLGWWMAWIATNAVDATQNADRNWSVFPIAYPDATGMAVEYRW, from the coding sequence ATGTTCCGATATAGAGCGCTGACATTGTATACATGGTATGTGTTATGCCGGTTACGAGGATACTCAATTCTCATTACCCTTTGTATGGTCACGTTCTTTTTATTGACAGGTTGTATTACCAGTAAAAAGACAACCCATATCGAATCATTTGTCACAAGCGGTACCAGCATCAATTCCGATCCCCCATCAGGTTACCTGAGAGTCAGTGATCCGATTGAGGGTAGCACGGAGTTTGAAACAGTCGATGAAGTGCATAACAGTTCGTCCTACCCAGATTGGCTTAACATGCCGCCTGAGGGAATACATTATCCACCGCTGCATCAGGCAGATCAAATCGGGGACGATCAAGTCTCGCAAAGCAACGAACCGCCGGCATTGATCACGATCGAAGGCTTTTTATCAAACAACTCTCTGGACGATTTTAATGATTTTAATCGTGCGTTTGATGACGAACCGCCAGAGAAACAATTGACCCTCTGGAGCCAGATAAAGACAGATCATGCTAACTATTATTCAAGAAAGTCACTCACCTGGTTGGCGGGGGGCTTTGGTGTGGGAGCCATCATGGCGAATACATCGCTCGATGGAGGAATTCAGAATCATTTTCAGTCCAGTGTGCACAGTGCCAGCTCGGATGAGTGGCTGCATGGATTGCATGCGCAAAAAGAACTGGGGAATGGTCGCTACACGCTGCCGCTGTTCGCAGCTGCCTGGGTAGCAGGAGCGATGTTTGATAAGATCCCACTGGTGAATGCCACAGGAGAATGGGGCGAACGTTCGATTCGGGCCATTATTGTTGGTACGCCACCGATGCTGGCAATGCAGTATGTCACCGGTGCCTCACGACCCGGAGAGACGACCTCGAATGCGAAATGGAAACCATTTCAGGACAATAACGGTGTGAGCGGCCATAGTTTTATGGGGGCGATCCCGTTTTTAGCAGCAGCCAAAGTGACCGATAAACCGCTTCTCAAGCTGGTTTTCTATGCTGGTTCCACCCTGGCACCGTTGTCCCGTGTCAATGACAATCGACACTACCCATCACAAGTCTTGCTCGGCTGGTGGATGGCCTGGATCGCTACGAACGCTGTCGATGCCACACAAAATGCAGATCGAAACTGGTCTGTGTTTCCGATTGCGTATCCCGATGCAACAGGGATGGCAGTTGAATATCGCTGGTAA
- a CDS encoding BlaI/MecI/CopY family transcriptional regulator, with product MTKLHLTKCELEVMDIVWKKGRATVQEVVDSLERPLAYTTVMTTLKILDETRNVVNKKKEGRAFVYEPAVSREKVSRSMADDLTQRLFGGSVKSLLLSLVGSDSMSQSDIEELKQAIQSLEKDA from the coding sequence ATGACAAAACTTCATTTAACCAAATGTGAACTCGAAGTAATGGATATTGTCTGGAAAAAAGGTCGTGCAACAGTCCAGGAAGTCGTCGATTCCCTGGAACGTCCGTTGGCCTATACGACTGTGATGACGACATTGAAAATACTCGATGAAACACGAAATGTTGTTAATAAAAAGAAAGAAGGCCGCGCGTTTGTCTATGAGCCAGCAGTTTCGCGGGAGAAGGTCAGTCGCAGTATGGCAGACGACCTGACACAGCGTCTGTTTGGTGGTTCAGTTAAGTCACTCTTGCTTAGTCTGGTCGGGAGCGATTCCATGTCACAATCGGATATTGAGGAATTAAAACAGGCAATTCAGTCTCTGGAGAAAGATGCATGA
- a CDS encoding cation-translocating P-type ATPase has translation MSAEDTKSINWHQFDLPDVVEKLETSDQGLSSQEAQLRLEHYGPNLLIEKERKSLGMMFLDQFKDFMILVLIAAAVIAGVIGEPADTITIAVIVLLNAVLGFVQEYRAEKAMAALKKMAAPSTTVIRDGQIESITAEQLVPGDLVVLEAGNVVPADLRLTEAVQLQVDEAALTGESLPVEKQTESLKKEDLALGDRKNMSYKGTLVTFGRGRGLVVGTGMQTELGQIAVLLQDQEEGRTPLQKRLSLFSQKLAYAVLAICAIVFLAGLMRGEPPLLMLLTAISLAVAAIPEALPAVITISLALGARKLVKQHALIRKLPAVETLGSVTYICSDKTGTLTLNRMTVEQVYVAGQVCEIDNLASFHSAPTSEGTSVEKNPSDKLLIALALCNDAQLDGSDEIIGDPTEIALFELAQQKGFTRERLDEKYPRLAEIPFDSERKLMTTFHPWENGQVISFTKGAAEKIIERSEQSLASEGQSEINHSEVLEVSEQIAGNGLRTLGLGLRIWDALPETLTSELVESNLVLIGIVGMLDPPRPEAEESVAQCRSAGIHPVMITGDHPLTAEVIARRVGILRGQGESVMTGQELGQLSLDEFENKVEKIRVYARVAPKQKLKIIKALQDKGHFVAMTGDGVNDAPALKRADIGVAMGITGTDVSKEASHMLLLDDNFATIVKTVKEGRRIFDNIRKFIKYTMTSNLGEIWTIFLAPLLGLPIPLLPIHILWINLVTDGVPGLALAAEPGERNIMSRPPRDPQESIFARGLGTHIIWVGLLMGAISIMTQAWFIDAKQTHWQTMVFTVLCLSQMGHVLAIRSEEESFFAQGALSNMPLLGAVLLTFILQMLTIYVPFLNPIFKTMPLSAGELAITLALSTLVFLAVEIEKIIKRSRKNN, from the coding sequence ATGAGCGCAGAAGATACAAAATCAATTAACTGGCACCAGTTTGATTTGCCAGATGTTGTGGAGAAATTAGAAACGTCCGACCAGGGATTGAGTTCTCAGGAAGCCCAGCTTCGTCTGGAACATTACGGGCCAAATCTACTGATCGAAAAAGAGCGTAAATCTTTAGGGATGATGTTTCTGGATCAGTTTAAGGATTTCATGATCCTGGTGTTGATTGCCGCAGCGGTCATTGCGGGAGTCATTGGGGAACCGGCCGATACGATCACGATTGCGGTGATTGTTTTGTTGAATGCCGTCCTCGGGTTCGTTCAGGAATATCGCGCTGAAAAGGCGATGGCTGCTTTGAAAAAAATGGCAGCCCCTTCGACGACCGTGATACGGGATGGGCAGATTGAATCTATCACTGCAGAGCAGCTGGTTCCCGGAGATCTGGTCGTACTGGAAGCAGGTAATGTAGTGCCGGCTGATTTGCGATTGACGGAAGCAGTCCAGCTTCAGGTCGATGAAGCTGCTTTAACCGGAGAATCTCTGCCCGTCGAGAAGCAGACTGAGTCACTCAAAAAAGAAGATCTTGCTCTCGGCGACCGAAAAAATATGTCTTATAAAGGGACGTTGGTTACCTTCGGTCGCGGGCGTGGTCTGGTCGTCGGCACAGGCATGCAGACGGAACTTGGGCAGATCGCTGTTTTACTGCAGGATCAGGAAGAAGGGCGGACACCACTTCAGAAGCGACTGAGTCTGTTTAGTCAAAAGCTGGCGTATGCGGTGCTGGCGATTTGTGCCATTGTTTTTCTAGCCGGCCTGATGCGCGGCGAACCCCCTTTGCTCATGCTGCTGACGGCGATTTCTCTGGCGGTCGCAGCCATTCCCGAAGCGTTACCTGCAGTGATTACGATTTCACTGGCACTCGGAGCCAGGAAACTGGTCAAACAACACGCACTGATTCGAAAACTACCGGCTGTGGAGACACTCGGATCAGTGACCTATATCTGCTCTGACAAGACAGGGACATTGACTTTGAATCGGATGACTGTGGAGCAGGTTTATGTCGCTGGGCAAGTTTGTGAAATTGATAATCTGGCATCTTTTCATTCAGCCCCAACTTCAGAAGGTACGTCTGTAGAAAAGAACCCATCCGATAAATTACTGATAGCATTAGCGCTTTGTAATGATGCGCAGCTTGATGGTTCAGATGAAATTATCGGTGATCCTACTGAAATTGCGCTGTTTGAACTGGCGCAACAAAAGGGCTTCACTCGAGAGAGGCTTGACGAAAAATATCCCAGATTAGCCGAGATCCCCTTTGACTCGGAACGCAAGTTAATGACGACATTCCATCCGTGGGAAAACGGTCAGGTCATTTCTTTCACTAAAGGGGCAGCTGAGAAAATCATAGAACGCTCGGAACAGAGCCTGGCTTCTGAAGGTCAGTCAGAGATCAATCACTCTGAGGTTTTGGAAGTGTCAGAGCAGATTGCCGGTAACGGACTGAGGACCTTGGGGTTGGGGCTGCGTATCTGGGATGCACTACCTGAAACGCTGACTTCCGAACTGGTTGAATCCAATCTGGTCCTGATTGGAATCGTTGGTATGTTGGACCCACCCCGGCCCGAAGCAGAAGAATCAGTGGCGCAATGTCGTTCCGCAGGCATCCATCCGGTGATGATTACAGGGGACCACCCGTTAACAGCCGAAGTGATCGCCAGGCGAGTCGGAATTCTCCGTGGGCAAGGGGAGTCTGTTATGACTGGACAGGAACTGGGACAGCTTTCGCTGGATGAATTCGAAAATAAGGTGGAAAAGATTCGAGTCTATGCACGAGTGGCCCCAAAACAAAAATTGAAAATTATCAAAGCACTGCAGGATAAAGGGCACTTTGTGGCAATGACGGGAGACGGCGTCAATGATGCGCCGGCTTTAAAACGGGCCGATATTGGTGTGGCGATGGGCATCACTGGCACCGATGTCTCCAAGGAAGCATCTCACATGCTACTACTGGATGATAACTTTGCCACCATCGTGAAAACAGTCAAAGAGGGCCGGCGAATTTTTGATAATATTCGCAAGTTTATCAAATACACGATGACCAGCAATTTAGGAGAGATTTGGACGATCTTTCTGGCGCCGCTTCTAGGGTTACCGATTCCTCTGTTGCCCATTCATATTCTGTGGATCAATCTGGTCACCGATGGTGTTCCTGGTCTAGCATTAGCCGCCGAGCCGGGTGAGAGAAATATCATGAGTCGTCCTCCCCGAGACCCGCAGGAGAGTATTTTTGCACGAGGTCTGGGAACGCATATTATCTGGGTAGGGCTTCTGATGGGCGCTATTTCCATCATGACTCAGGCTTGGTTCATCGACGCTAAACAAACCCACTGGCAGACAATGGTTTTCACTGTTCTCTGTTTGAGTCAAATGGGGCACGTCTTGGCCATTCGTTCCGAAGAGGAGTCATTCTTTGCTCAAGGGGCACTCTCGAACATGCCGCTCCTTGGGGCCGTCTTACTGACGTTCATACTTCAGATGCTCACGATTTATGTGCCCTTTCTCAACCCCATTTTCAAAACCATGCCACTCTCGGCCGGGGAACTTGCAATCACGCTGGCTCTCTCGACGCTCGTTTTCCTGGCAGTAGAAATAGAAAAAATAATCAAGCGTTCCAGGAAGAATAATTGA
- a CDS encoding LTA synthase family protein — MLKKLPASGSERNQSESDIAASSGLQNGAWNQRSWLSAFSEWSGRYSVIAIIFAITVSYLILLRTVMVVTYVDLVKLTFWQGLRLFFVGFQFDVLVALCFVVPQLLHITLVSNQRITGRTSRWLLDATWVIAFLFLPFLCIAEYIFFDEFQSRLNYIAFEYIVYPTEVCCNIWQSYPLVELLAVVSLCGGILWFLLRKQFHKKMAAPMPWTRRYGFLLTVLMGIMFLWTNTSAESRQVTRDRVANECTWNGLYSFVYYAWTCRFDFNKNYITLESSEVNQQLRQQIVEERDELQTDSNNPVDRIVNTGKPQQDLNVVLILEESLGSDFIGVLGDGRKLTPHFDALTRKGTLFDNFYATGNRTARALEAVLTSMPPIPTESILKRDHSDRVYTLASVLAKRGYERLFMTGGRGLFDGVRSFMKSNGFNRFVEQSDFQDPVFANAWGVSDEDLFRKALGELDSLHASGRPFFATILTVSNHRPYTYPEGRISEDEQTRENAVKYADWALGYFFREAQSHDFYQNTIFIVMGDHGARVSGSQLFPMSSYRVPVLMIQPQGTGQGTRCSTLACSLDITPTIMGRLGGDYRSVFFGYDALKVNPAKGRAIMQHNHDVALLDSQNQMVVLGFGKSAESFTLDQTSYQLEQQLVPDQNMLKSTVSYFQSAFELYYSDRWFPDFNLEIKDTQTVKRIMDHGQISTN, encoded by the coding sequence ATGTTAAAAAAATTGCCCGCATCCGGTTCCGAACGAAATCAGTCAGAATCCGACATCGCTGCATCATCGGGGCTTCAAAACGGGGCGTGGAATCAACGGAGCTGGTTATCTGCATTCTCAGAATGGTCGGGGCGGTATAGCGTGATCGCCATCATTTTTGCGATCACGGTGTCCTATCTGATCCTGCTGCGAACTGTGATGGTGGTGACCTATGTCGATCTGGTAAAACTTACTTTCTGGCAGGGGCTCAGACTGTTCTTCGTCGGATTTCAGTTTGATGTGCTGGTTGCGCTGTGCTTTGTTGTACCACAATTATTACACATCACCCTGGTGTCAAACCAGAGAATTACAGGGCGAACCAGCCGCTGGTTACTGGATGCGACATGGGTGATTGCATTTCTGTTTTTGCCGTTCCTGTGTATTGCCGAATATATTTTCTTCGATGAGTTTCAATCGCGTCTGAATTACATTGCGTTTGAATATATTGTCTATCCGACTGAGGTCTGCTGCAACATCTGGCAGTCGTATCCCCTGGTTGAACTTCTGGCTGTTGTTAGCCTGTGTGGTGGAATTCTCTGGTTTCTGTTACGGAAGCAGTTCCACAAAAAAATGGCAGCACCCATGCCTTGGACGAGGCGCTATGGGTTCCTGTTGACCGTTCTCATGGGCATTATGTTCTTGTGGACAAATACCAGTGCGGAAAGCCGACAGGTTACTCGCGACCGTGTTGCCAATGAATGCACGTGGAATGGATTATACAGCTTTGTATATTACGCGTGGACATGTCGTTTTGACTTCAATAAAAATTATATCACCCTGGAAAGCTCTGAAGTAAACCAGCAGTTAAGGCAACAGATTGTCGAAGAGCGAGATGAACTGCAAACAGACTCGAATAACCCCGTTGATCGTATTGTGAATACGGGGAAGCCACAGCAGGATTTGAATGTAGTCCTGATTTTGGAAGAGAGTCTGGGTTCTGATTTTATTGGAGTACTAGGCGATGGTCGCAAGCTCACTCCTCATTTCGATGCACTAACCAGAAAGGGGACCTTGTTTGATAACTTCTATGCCACAGGAAATCGAACCGCGCGTGCATTAGAGGCTGTATTGACCTCAATGCCGCCGATCCCTACAGAATCAATTCTCAAGCGAGATCACTCAGACCGTGTTTATACGCTGGCAAGTGTACTTGCCAAACGTGGTTACGAACGTCTCTTTATGACCGGTGGCCGCGGCTTGTTTGACGGAGTGCGATCATTCATGAAGTCAAATGGGTTCAACCGGTTCGTTGAGCAGTCAGACTTTCAGGATCCGGTTTTTGCTAATGCCTGGGGAGTCAGCGATGAAGACCTGTTTCGCAAGGCACTCGGTGAACTTGATAGCTTGCATGCTTCAGGCCGCCCGTTTTTTGCAACGATCCTGACTGTTTCCAACCATCGACCTTATACGTATCCGGAAGGTCGAATCTCAGAAGATGAACAGACGCGTGAAAACGCCGTAAAATATGCTGACTGGGCGCTGGGCTATTTCTTCCGTGAAGCACAGTCACACGATTTTTATCAGAATACGATCTTCATTGTGATGGGAGATCATGGAGCTCGTGTTTCCGGCAGCCAGCTTTTCCCTATGAGCTCTTATCGAGTGCCCGTGCTGATGATTCAGCCGCAGGGAACAGGACAGGGAACGCGTTGTAGTACATTAGCCTGCTCATTGGATATCACTCCTACTATTATGGGCAGGCTTGGTGGTGACTATCGATCCGTGTTTTTTGGCTACGACGCTCTGAAGGTAAACCCAGCGAAAGGCCGGGCTATCATGCAGCACAATCATGATGTCGCATTATTGGATTCACAGAATCAAATGGTCGTTCTTGGGTTTGGTAAGTCAGCGGAAAGCTTTACGCTTGATCAAACCAGTTACCAGTTGGAGCAGCAACTGGTTCCCGACCAGAACATGCTGAAGAGTACGGTTTCTTATTTTCAATCCGCGTTTGAACTTTATTACTCAGATCGGTGGTTTCCAGATTTCAATTTAGAAATCAAGGATACTCAAACGGTGAAACGAATTATGGATCACGGTCAAATATCTACAAATTAG